The following are from one region of the Rhinoraja longicauda isolate Sanriku21f chromosome 3, sRhiLon1.1, whole genome shotgun sequence genome:
- the LOC144592468 gene encoding cocaine- and amphetamine-regulated transcript protein-like, which produces MESSRLCLLTLLSATLLVSSNCQESDLQARSLDHYSVKDDSSQEKELIEALQEVLEKLKSKRMPTYEKKFGMVSMCDAGEQCAVRKGARIGKLCDCPRGTFCNSFLLKCL; this is translated from the exons ATGGAGAGTAGCCGACTCTGCCTTCTCACTCTCCTGAGCGCCACTCTGCTCGTCTCTTCCAACTGCCAGGAATCCGACCTGCAAGCCAGATCCCTGGACCACTACTCGGTTAAAGACGACTCCTCTCAAGAAAAGGAACTG ATTGAAGCCTTGCAGGAAGTTCTGGAAAAGTTGAAGAGCAAACGGATGCCAACCTACGAGAAAAAGTTCGGAATGGTCTCGATG tGTGATGCTGGGGAACAATGTGCCGTGAGGAAAGGGGCCAGAATTGGAAAACTCTGTGACTGTCCCAGAGGAACCTTCTGCAACTCATTCCTCTTGAAGTGTTTGTAG